A single region of the Lotus japonicus ecotype B-129 chromosome 4, LjGifu_v1.2 genome encodes:
- the LOC130710665 gene encoding sodium/pyruvate cotransporter BASS2, chloroplastic, which translates to MASSMARTILRDHRVGGLNNAMLQPSSCTLLRKNFHNTHLDVRGGVSLHENGRSCAIRSELRGPVFAAARSPLVNLKPKRNSQILCKATTDLSGDVPGSSGELSQYEKVIETLTTLFPLWVILGALVGIYKPSAVTWLETDLFTLGLGFLMLSMGLTLTFEDFRRCMRNPWTVGVGFLAQYLIKPVLGFFISLTLKLSAPLATGLILVSCCPGGQASNVATYISKGNVALSVLMTTCSTIGAIIMTPLLTKLLAGQLVPVDAAGLAISTFQVVLVPTIVGVLLNEFFPKFTSKIITVTPLIGVILTTLLCASPIGQVAEVLKTQGAQLILPVMALHAAAFAIGYWMSKLSFGESTSRTISIECGMQSSALGFLLAQKHFTNPLVAVPSAVSVVCMALGGSALAVFWRNSPIPIDDKDDFKE; encoded by the exons ATggcttcttccatggccagaaccATTCTCAGAGACCACAGGGTAGGAGGACTGAACAATGCGATGCTCCAACCAAGCTCCTGCACTCTACTTCGGAAGAATTTTCACAACACGCATCTGG ATGTAAGGGGTGGGGTTTCTCTGCATGAGAATGGAAGAAGTTGTGCAATTCGAAGCGAGTTGCGGGGTCCTGTTTTTGCTGCTGCGAGAAGTCCCTTAGTGAATCTAAAGCCTAAAAG GAATTCACAAATATTGTGCAAGGCTACAACAGACCTCTCCGGGGATGTTCCTGGAAGTTCTGGGGAGCTAAGCCAGTATGAGAAAGTGATTGAAACCTTAACtactctttttcctttgtgG GTCATCTTGGGGGCTCTTGTCGGCATTTACAAGCCATCTGCT GTAACTTGGTTGGAGACAGACCTTTTCACTCTTGGCTTGGGTTTCCTCATGCTGTCTATGGGCCTGACATTGACATTTGAGGATTTCAGACGATGTATGCGAAATCCGTGGACT GTGGGTGTAGGGTTTCTTGCACAATATTTAATTAAGCCCGTGCTAGGCTTTTTCATTTCactg ACTCTAAAACTTTCGGCTCCTCTTGCAACTGGTCTTATTCTGGTCTCATGTTGTCCTGGAGGTCAGGCATCAAATGTTGCAACTTACATATCCAAGGGAAACGTTGCACTCTCTGTTCTTATGACCAC GTGTTCAACTATTGGAGCCATTATTATGACTCCACTCCTTACAAAACTTCTAGCTGGTCAACTTGTTCCAGTTGATGCTGCT gGTCTAGCAATTAGCACCTTTCAGGTTGTTTTAGTCCCAACAATTGTGGGAG TTCTGTTAAATGAGTTTTTCCCCAAGTTCACCTCAAAGATAATCACAGTTACTCCTTTGATAGGAGTTATCTTGACCACTCTCCTTTGTGCAAGCCCA ATTGGGCAAGTCGCAGAAGTCTTAAAAACTCAAGGAGCGCAATTAATATTACCAGTCATGGCCCTACATGCTGCTGCATTCGCCATTGGTTATTGGATGTCAAAATTGTCATTTGGTGAATCTACATCCCGGACAATATCTATTGAGTGTGGGATGCAG AGCTCTGCACTTGGATTCTTGCTTGCTCAGAAGCACTTTACAAACCCCCTTGTAGCTGTTCCTTCTGCTGTTAGTGTTGTCTGCATGGCG CTTGGGGGAAGCGCTCTAGCTGTGTTCTGGAGGAACAGTCCAATTCCCATTGATGACAAAGATGACTTCAAGGAATGA
- the LOC130710664 gene encoding transcriptional corepressor LEUNIG-like, with protein MSRVNYEADRMLDEYIHDYFVKRQLHASASTFQTEGNVSTEPVVIDAPNGFLFEWWSVFWEIFVNRTGARRSEAAVAYLKMQQIKAREMRQQREQELPNPNQNQQTQMQLPALQQQCIGGTQFVSGCANCPIHNNPLMRKNQAICNVMPIKMYDDKLKLHPQRDAFDDATIKQKETDKVGQLLDSNHASLLKGQTTTTGQTFLCTPSILPANVQAQNQTQQLPGSRQGFDQVRSGFVQQNNSMQSASFNQFSRQPQFMLQAQQNSVLPSVCDHESRKLRRYFKIQTMGLERDGQSDFVSDSIPNIGRSAQAGSPLLLHPDSDMSLQQQVQKSIQEFQPSQHPLSSQKSQCLQRQAKIGSESMIVDGNDQASKRKIGRKRKPASSSGPANSSGTAKATASCISSPSTPSAQTPGDVMTAPTVQQNGLGSLTSAQNQLDDMEHIVDGEHLGDNVKSDLSPDAAVNRQSVDQEFSFKEIKFVKASSHKVECCHFSSDGTLFVTGGDDRKASLWCTESFNLKSTFEEHTQQITDVRFCPSMLHIATSSADKTVRVWGADNPGYSLRTFSGHASTVVSVDFHPSCNDLICSCDNTEIRYWNIKEGSCAKVFKGGATQIRFQPCMGSLLAAAKDKFISIYDVETLRCRLKLKGHNDPVRCVCWHPSGEYLASLSDDQVIIWNVAPGNGRITHELILPGKNMNTCAFHPLHNVLVIGCNETLVLWDFSQNQTMTLLRAHNSLVSSLAVSNVTGLVASVSHDNYFKIWK; from the exons ATGTCTCGCGTCAACTATGAAGCTGATCGAAT GTTAGACGAGTACATCCATGATTATTTCGTGAAGAGACAGTTACATGCTTCTGCAAGCACATTTCAGACTGAAGGAAATGTCTCAACGGAGCCTGTTG TCATCGACGCACCTAATGGCTTTCTCTTTGAGTGGTGGTCAGTCTTTTGGGAGATATTCGTTAATAGGACAGGTGCGAGGCGCTCGGAAGCCGCAGTGGCTTACCTTAAG ATGCAACAAATTAAGGCTCGAGAAATGCGGCAGCAGCGAGAGCAAGAGCTTCCGAATCCAAATCAGAATCAACAAACACAAATGCAGCTGCCTGCTCTGCAGCAGCAATGTATAGGTGGAACTCAATTTGTTAGTGGCTGTGCTAACTGTCCTATTCACAATAATCCTTTGATGAGAAAGAACCAAGCAATTTGTAATGTTATGCCAATCAAAATGTATGATGACAAGTTGAAGCTTCACCCCCAGAGAGATGCTTTTGATGATGCCACCATTAAG CAAAAGGAAACTGATAAAGTTGGCCAGCTTCTGGACTCAAATCATGCCTCTTTGTTGAAAGGACAGACTACAACTACAGG ACAAACATTTCTCTGTACACCTAGCATTTTGCCCGCGAATGTTCAAGCTCAAAATCAGACCCAGCAACTTCCAGGGTCTAGACAA ggaTTCGATCAAGTTCGCTCAGGATTTGTGCAGCAGAATAATTCGATGCAGTCTGCATCTTTCAATCAATTTTCCCGACAGCCGCAATTTATGCTTCAGGCACAGCAGAATTCAGTTTTACCATCTGTCTGCGATCATGAGAGCAGAAAACTCAGACggtattttaaaattcaaactATGGGTCTCGAGAGAGATGGCCAGTCAGATTTTGTAAGTGATTCAATTCCTAATATTGGAAGATCTGCACAAGCTGGTTCCCCTTTATTGCTTCACCCTGACTCAGATATGTCCCTTCAG CAACAAGTTCAAAAGAGTATTCAGGAGTTTCAACCTTCACAGCATCCTCTTTCAAGCCAGAAGTCTCAGTGTCTCCAGCGGCAAGCAAAAATTGGCTCTGAAAGCATGATAGTAGATGGAAATGACCAG GcttccaaaagaaaaatcgggCGAAAGCGAAAGCCTGCATCATCTTCAGGCCCTGCCAATAGCTCAGGAACTGCAAAGGCCACAGCATCATGTATCAGTTCACCTTCTACACCATCTGCACAAACACCAGGAGATGTTATGACAGCACCGACTGTGCAACAGAATGGCTTGGGCTCACTTACATCAGCACAGAATCAATTG GATGATATGGAGCACATTGTGGATGGTGAACATTTGGGTGACAATGTTAAGTCAGACTTATCTCCTGATGCAGCAGTCAATAGACAAAGTGTTGATCAAG AATTCTCATTTAAGGAGATCAAGTTTGTAAAGGCAAGTTCACATAAAGTTGAGTGTTGTCACTTTTCATCAGACGGAACACTGTTTGTTACTGGTGGCGATGATAGAAAG GCTTCTTTGTGGTGCACAGAATCCTTTAACCTGAAATCTACATTTGAAGAGCACACTCAACAGATAACTGATGTTCGATTTTGTCCAAGCATGTTGCATATTGCTACATCCTCAGCTGACAAGACTGTTAGGGTTTGGGGCGCTGATAAT CCTGGTTATTCTCTTCGAACTTTCTCAGGACATGCATCAACTGTAGTTTCAGTAGACTTTCACCCCAGTTGTAATGACCTTATTTGCTCTTGTGACAATACTGAGATAAGATACTGGAATATTAAAGAGGGTAGTTGTGCTAAGGTTTTCAAG GGCGGTGCTACTCAGATAAGATTTCAGCCTTGTATGGGAAGTCTTCTTGCAGCTGCAAAAGATAAGTTCATATCCATTTATGATGTGGAAACCCTGCGTTGCAGACTTAAATTAAAG GGCCATAATGACCCTGTTCGCTGTGTGTGCTGGCATCCTTCCGGAGAATATTTGGCATCTCTTAGTGATGATCAGGTAATAATCTGGAATGTTGCACCTGGTAACGGAAGGATCACTCATGAATTAATCTTACCTGGGAAAAACATGAACACCTGCGCTTTCCATCCCTTACATAATGTGCTTGTCATTGGCTGCAATGAG actcttgtgctgtgggacTTCAGTCAGAACCAAACCATGACGTTGCTGCGTGCACATAACAGTCTCGTATCTTCCTTGGCAGTATCCAATGTTACTGGGTTGGTGGCTTCAGTTAGTCATGACAACTATTTCAAAATCTGGAAGTGA